The proteins below are encoded in one region of Pseudomonas putida NBRC 14164:
- a CDS encoding cupin domain-containing protein gives MTLMNTEDASVQALYFEDDGATPNSRFPVLFYRLKLDPSGDNASAFEALFAAHQWTPLWRDGIFDYHHFHPNAHEALGIACGQARLTLGGESGQSVSVERGDVLVLPAGTGHRCIECSDEFLVVGAYPYGQENYDIQRPDSAAHPRAVARIAKVPLPQQDPVGGMRGALMTHWR, from the coding sequence ATGACGCTCATGAATACCGAAGATGCCAGCGTGCAGGCCTTGTATTTTGAAGACGACGGCGCCACGCCGAACAGCCGTTTTCCCGTGCTGTTCTACCGGTTGAAGCTCGATCCGTCGGGGGACAATGCCAGCGCATTCGAAGCGCTGTTTGCGGCTCACCAATGGACCCCGCTGTGGCGCGACGGAATCTTCGATTATCACCACTTTCACCCTAACGCTCATGAGGCGCTGGGCATTGCCTGTGGGCAGGCGCGGTTGACGCTTGGCGGGGAATCAGGGCAGAGCGTTAGCGTGGAGCGGGGCGATGTGCTGGTGCTGCCAGCTGGTACGGGCCATCGCTGCATCGAGTGCAGCGATGAGTTTCTGGTGGTCGGCGCCTATCCCTACGGGCAGGAAAACTACGACATCCAGCGTCCCGACAGCGCAGCGCACCCGCGTGCCGTCGCGCGCATCGCCAAAGTACCGCTACCTCAGCAAGATCCGGTCGGCGGCATGCGGGGTGCGTTGATGACGCATTGGCGCTGA
- a CDS encoding thiamine pyrophosphate-requiring protein → MTGTVGDFLVERLYQWGVRRIFGYPGDGINGVFGALSRAKGKIEFIQARHEEMAAFMASAHAKFTGELGVCMATSGPGASHLLTGLYDARMDHQPVLAIVGQQARAALGGHYQQELDLLSMFKDVAGAFVQQASTPEQVRHLLDRAVRTAVGERRVTAIILPNDLQDLPYNEPPRAHGTVHSGIGYSKPRVLPFDEDLQRAADVLNAGQKVAVLVGAGALQATEQVIAIAEILGAGVAKALLGKAVLPDDLPWVTGSIGLLGTEPSYQLMTECDTLLMIGSGFPYSEFLPKEGQARGVQIDLQPDMLSLRYPMEVNLVGDASETLRTLLPLLEHKTDRRWRDKVETWRAQWDKTVAKRALVKADPINPQRVVHELSPRLPDHAIITSDSGSCANWFARDLQIRQGMQCSLSGGLACMGAAVPYAIAAKFAHPQRAVVALVGDGAMQMNNLAELITVAKYWQQWDNPQWICAVFNNEDLNQVTWEQRVMEGDPKFEASQSIPDVPYHLFAISIGLQGIYVDREEDVAAAWERALAADRPVLIEFKTDPNVPPLPPHIKLEQAKKFATTLLKGDPDQAGIIVQTAKQVLSSVLPGKK, encoded by the coding sequence ATGACCGGCACGGTAGGCGACTTTCTGGTGGAACGTTTGTATCAATGGGGAGTACGGCGCATCTTCGGTTACCCCGGCGACGGCATCAACGGGGTGTTCGGCGCGCTGAGCCGGGCCAAGGGCAAGATTGAATTCATCCAGGCCCGCCATGAGGAAATGGCCGCCTTCATGGCCAGCGCACATGCCAAGTTTACCGGCGAACTCGGTGTTTGCATGGCCACCTCCGGCCCGGGCGCCTCGCACCTGCTCACTGGCCTGTACGACGCACGCATGGACCACCAGCCGGTACTGGCCATTGTCGGTCAACAGGCCCGTGCGGCACTGGGCGGGCACTACCAGCAGGAGCTGGACCTGCTGTCGATGTTCAAGGACGTGGCCGGTGCGTTCGTCCAGCAGGCATCGACACCGGAGCAGGTGCGCCACCTGCTCGACCGTGCGGTGCGCACGGCCGTCGGCGAGCGCCGCGTTACCGCCATCATCCTGCCCAATGATCTGCAGGACCTGCCCTACAACGAACCGCCGAGGGCTCACGGTACGGTGCATTCCGGCATCGGCTACAGCAAGCCCAGGGTGTTGCCGTTCGACGAAGACCTGCAGCGCGCCGCCGATGTACTCAACGCCGGGCAAAAGGTGGCGGTACTGGTAGGTGCCGGCGCACTGCAGGCAACAGAGCAGGTGATAGCAATTGCCGAAATACTCGGCGCCGGGGTGGCCAAAGCGCTGTTGGGCAAGGCTGTGTTGCCGGACGACCTCCCGTGGGTCACCGGGTCGATCGGCCTGCTTGGCACCGAACCCAGTTATCAGCTGATGACCGAGTGCGACACCTTGCTGATGATTGGCTCCGGCTTTCCCTATTCCGAGTTTCTGCCCAAGGAAGGCCAGGCGCGCGGCGTGCAGATAGACCTGCAACCCGACATGCTCAGCCTGCGCTACCCGATGGAGGTCAACCTGGTCGGCGACGCCAGCGAAACACTGCGCACATTGTTGCCATTGCTTGAGCACAAGACAGACCGGCGCTGGCGCGACAAGGTGGAGACCTGGCGTGCGCAGTGGGACAAGACCGTGGCCAAGCGCGCACTGGTCAAGGCTGACCCGATCAACCCGCAACGCGTGGTCCATGAGCTGTCCCCTCGCCTGCCCGACCACGCCATCATCACCAGCGATTCCGGCTCCTGTGCCAACTGGTTTGCCCGCGACCTGCAGATTCGCCAGGGTATGCAGTGTTCACTGTCCGGCGGCCTGGCTTGCATGGGCGCAGCCGTGCCCTATGCCATTGCAGCCAAATTCGCCCACCCGCAACGGGCAGTGGTTGCTTTGGTGGGCGATGGGGCGATGCAGATGAACAACCTCGCCGAACTGATCACCGTGGCCAAGTACTGGCAGCAGTGGGACAACCCACAATGGATCTGTGCCGTGTTCAACAATGAAGACCTCAACCAGGTCACTTGGGAGCAACGGGTGATGGAGGGCGACCCCAAGTTCGAAGCTTCGCAGTCGATCCCTGACGTGCCCTACCATTTGTTCGCCATTTCCATTGGCCTGCAAGGTATCTACGTAGATCGCGAAGAGGACGTTGCCGCTGCGTGGGAGCGCGCGCTGGCTGCTGATCGGCCAGTCCTCATCGAGTTCAAGACCGACCCGAACGTGCCGCCCCTGCCACCCCACATCAAGCTGGAGCAGGCGAAGAAGTTTGCCACTACCTTGCTCAAGGGCGACCCCGACCAGGCGGGCATCATCGTGCAGACAGCCAAGCAGGTGCTCAGCTCGGTGCTGCCTGGCAAGAAGTGA
- a CDS encoding DUF3618 domain-containing protein produces the protein MTTSFEHDAHTDPDLLEQEINARREHISDLVDALEQRLSPGQMVDRLLAYAKGNGGEFFQNLGTTLKNNPVPATLTVLGLAWLGLNQNRPFNPGPAHQGPGLGEKIADAVDTVKDAFAHAGEAVHDASHAVHMKAHDVRDRAGELGSNVRDSMGASADNLRHSAHKVADQTTALKGQFDQMLHEQPLVLAALGIALGAALGAALPSTRKEDELMGASSDRLTDALKTKGSELKTSVEESMDQAGGNASARAGGKPEGTDLSEGLGFTP, from the coding sequence ATGACCACTTCCTTCGAACATGACGCGCACACAGACCCGGACCTGCTCGAGCAGGAAATCAACGCCAGGCGCGAGCACATCAGCGATCTGGTGGATGCCCTCGAACAGCGCCTGAGCCCTGGCCAGATGGTCGATCGGCTATTGGCCTATGCAAAGGGCAATGGCGGTGAATTCTTCCAGAACCTTGGCACCACGCTCAAGAACAACCCCGTACCCGCTACCCTCACCGTACTGGGCCTGGCCTGGCTGGGCTTGAACCAGAACCGCCCCTTCAACCCCGGGCCCGCGCATCAGGGGCCTGGGTTGGGTGAGAAGATTGCAGACGCAGTGGACACGGTGAAGGATGCCTTTGCCCATGCAGGGGAGGCGGTGCACGATGCCAGCCACGCGGTGCACATGAAAGCCCATGATGTGCGTGACCGGGCAGGTGAGCTTGGCAGCAATGTGCGGGACTCGATGGGTGCTTCCGCGGATAACCTACGTCACTCAGCGCACAAGGTCGCAGACCAGACCACGGCGCTGAAAGGGCAGTTCGATCAGATGCTCCACGAGCAACCGCTGGTATTGGCCGCCTTGGGGATAGCGCTGGGCGCGGCATTGGGGGCGGCGTTGCCCAGTACCCGCAAGGAAGATGAACTGATGGGCGCCAGTAGTGACCGGTTGACCGACGCGCTCAAGACCAAGGGTAGCGAGTTGAAGACGTCGGTCGAAGAATCGATGGATCAGGCGGGTGGCAACGCATCGGCGCGGGCAGGGGGCAAACCGGAAGGCACCGACCTTTCTGAAGGGCTTGGCTTCACGCCTTGA
- a CDS encoding (2Fe-2S)-binding protein, whose translation MSATAPVGAEEHRIGLTINGQPRSLLVLPWTTLLDLLREQLDLIGTKKGCDHGQCGACTVLRDGKRINACLTLAVMCEGAHLVTIEGLASGGELHPLQRAFIRHDAFQCGYCTPGQICSAVGLANEGHANTPQAIREQMSGNLCRCGAYSNIVAAVEEALPSMNDRAQATQGGTSP comes from the coding sequence ATGAGCGCAACCGCCCCCGTGGGTGCCGAAGAGCACCGCATTGGCCTGACCATCAATGGTCAGCCCCGATCACTGCTGGTCCTTCCCTGGACAACGTTGCTCGACCTGCTGCGTGAGCAGTTGGACCTGATAGGCACCAAGAAAGGCTGCGATCACGGCCAGTGTGGGGCCTGCACGGTATTGCGTGATGGCAAGCGCATCAATGCATGCCTCACCCTCGCCGTCATGTGCGAAGGCGCCCACCTGGTAACTATCGAAGGGCTGGCCAGCGGCGGCGAACTGCACCCCCTGCAACGCGCCTTCATCCGCCATGATGCCTTCCAGTGCGGCTACTGCACCCCGGGCCAGATCTGCTCCGCAGTGGGGCTGGCGAACGAAGGTCATGCCAACACCCCACAGGCCATTCGCGAACAGATGAGCGGCAACCTGTGCCGCTGCGGTGCCTACAGCAACATCGTCGCTGCAGTGGAGGAAGCCCTGCCGTCAATGAACGACCGGGCCCAAGCCACACAGGGAGGGACGAGCCCATGA
- a CDS encoding xanthine dehydrogenase family protein molybdopterin-binding subunit: MNRTTPLVGMPMDRVDGVAKVTGQARYAGEYPEAGLLHGSVVSSTIARGRVLKIDSALATRVPGVIAVLDHRHRPHISGYDDDYSDADSAEGSPFRPLFNDRVLYSGQPLALVVADTLQLARYAGSLINIEYEEEAHQTDLGASPQSHEAPAETPAPRGDFVAQFAGAPLQVDATYLTANEHHNPMEPHASTVLYKMDGTLEIHDKTQGTQNCQDYLHKVFGLPKADIRVRAAFVGGAFGSGLRPQYQLPLAVMAALHLQRSVRVTLTRQQMFTFGYRPRTEQRLRLGADAHGRLLAIAHDALGQTSRFEDFTEHLVEWSGMLYQCDNVALSYRLAPLDVYTPLDMRAPGAASGMIALECAMDELACAAQIDPLELRRRNFAANNANEGKPYSSKELLACYQQGADRFGWVNRNPLPRSMRNGHQLVGWGMAGGVWEAMQMKASAKARIDAQGQLTVSSATTDIGTGTYTVMTQIAADAAGVRVQDITFVLGDSSLPTAPLQGGSFTVSSVGSAVRQACLVLRSNVLEHARNTYPELANTPTEQIVFADGYLYAGSLCLALGDIVASAAGAGFEVQIDAEPGARRQLFSTATHSAVFVEVHVDEDLGTIRVTRVVSAVAAGRVVNPKTAASQILGGVVWGVGMALHEEALTDHRLGRIVNHDLAQYHIPVNADIGDIEVIFVEENDDIVNELGSKGVGEIGVVGVAAAVANAVYHATGKRVRALPITLDKVL; this comes from the coding sequence ATGAACAGAACCACACCGTTGGTCGGCATGCCCATGGACCGGGTGGACGGCGTGGCCAAGGTCACCGGGCAGGCACGCTATGCGGGTGAGTACCCCGAGGCCGGGCTGCTTCATGGCAGTGTCGTGTCCAGTACCATCGCCCGAGGCCGGGTACTCAAGATCGACAGTGCCCTGGCAACCCGCGTGCCCGGGGTGATCGCTGTGCTCGACCATCGCCACCGGCCGCACATTTCCGGTTACGACGACGACTACAGTGACGCCGACTCGGCCGAGGGGTCGCCGTTTCGGCCGCTGTTCAACGACCGCGTGCTCTACAGCGGGCAACCGTTGGCCCTGGTGGTGGCTGACACCTTGCAACTGGCGCGGTATGCAGGGTCGCTGATCAATATCGAGTATGAAGAAGAGGCCCACCAGACAGACCTGGGTGCCAGCCCGCAATCGCATGAAGCACCGGCCGAGACACCGGCACCGCGTGGCGACTTTGTCGCGCAGTTCGCCGGTGCACCGCTGCAGGTAGATGCCACTTACCTGACCGCTAATGAGCATCACAACCCGATGGAGCCACATGCGTCGACCGTGCTCTACAAAATGGACGGCACCCTGGAAATCCACGACAAGACCCAGGGTACGCAAAACTGCCAGGACTATCTGCACAAGGTGTTCGGCCTGCCAAAGGCCGACATCAGGGTGCGTGCCGCATTTGTCGGTGGCGCCTTCGGCTCGGGCTTGCGCCCGCAGTACCAGCTGCCGTTGGCAGTGATGGCGGCATTGCACCTGCAACGCTCGGTGCGCGTCACGCTGACGCGCCAGCAGATGTTCACCTTCGGCTACCGGCCCCGCACCGAACAGCGGCTGCGCCTGGGCGCAGACGCGCACGGCCGGCTGCTGGCGATTGCCCACGATGCACTTGGCCAGACATCCCGCTTCGAGGACTTCACCGAGCATCTGGTGGAATGGAGCGGCATGCTCTACCAGTGTGACAACGTTGCGCTCAGCTATCGCTTGGCCCCACTGGATGTGTACACCCCGCTGGACATGCGCGCGCCCGGCGCTGCCTCCGGGATGATAGCGCTGGAATGCGCCATGGATGAACTCGCCTGCGCAGCGCAGATCGACCCGCTCGAATTGCGCCGGCGCAACTTCGCCGCCAACAATGCCAACGAGGGCAAGCCCTATTCCAGCAAGGAGTTGCTGGCGTGTTACCAGCAAGGCGCCGACCGTTTCGGCTGGGTAAACCGCAACCCGCTGCCTCGCAGCATGCGCAATGGCCATCAGTTGGTGGGTTGGGGCATGGCTGGCGGCGTCTGGGAAGCGATGCAGATGAAAGCCAGCGCCAAGGCCCGCATCGATGCACAGGGCCAGCTCACTGTCAGCAGCGCCACCACCGACATTGGAACCGGCACCTACACCGTCATGACTCAGATCGCCGCCGACGCTGCCGGGGTCAGGGTGCAGGATATCACCTTCGTGCTGGGCGACTCCTCGCTGCCCACTGCGCCACTTCAGGGCGGATCGTTCACCGTGTCGTCAGTGGGTTCGGCCGTGCGTCAAGCCTGCCTTGTGCTACGTAGCAATGTGCTGGAACACGCGCGCAACACATACCCAGAGCTCGCCAATACCCCCACGGAGCAGATCGTTTTTGCTGATGGCTACCTGTACGCTGGCAGCCTTTGCCTGGCCTTGGGGGACATCGTGGCCAGCGCCGCGGGTGCTGGTTTCGAAGTACAGATCGATGCCGAGCCAGGCGCCAGGCGCCAACTGTTCTCCACCGCCACTCATTCGGCGGTGTTCGTGGAAGTCCACGTTGACGAGGACCTTGGCACCATCAGGGTGACCCGGGTGGTCAGCGCAGTGGCGGCAGGACGGGTGGTCAACCCAAAGACTGCAGCCAGCCAGATCCTGGGAGGCGTGGTGTGGGGTGTGGGCATGGCCCTTCACGAAGAGGCGTTGACCGACCATCGGCTGGGCCGCATCGTCAACCACGACCTGGCGCAATACCACATCCCGGTCAACGCAGACATTGGGGATATCGAGGTGATCTTCGTTGAAGAGAACGATGACATCGTCAATGAACTAGGCTCCAAGGGCGTGGGTGAAATCGGCGTGGTCGGGGTGGCTGCGGCGGTGGCCAACGCTGTCTACCATGCTACGGGCAAGCGTGTAAGGGCGTTACCGATCACACTCGACAAAGTGCTGTGA
- a CDS encoding alpha/beta fold hydrolase produces the protein MDIQRRNNVQVHGEGTSTLVFSHGFGCDQTMWHYLFQHFTSRFRVVLYDLVGAGGSDLDAYESAKYGSLAGYARDLNDVIDHFGRGPVIVVGHSVSAMIGALADRLHPDRIAAHVMVGPSPCYIDCEGYVGGFTLEDIHSLLHTLDSNYLGWSSAMAPAIMGSPGQPALGDELTNSFCRTEPEIAKQFARVTFLSDNREDIAGLDTPTLILQSSDDLIAPLEVGRYMHATLPNSVFHLVDNVGHCPHMSAPAACAEAMDDFLKPWVGENVD, from the coding sequence ATGGACATTCAGCGCCGGAACAACGTTCAAGTCCATGGCGAAGGCACTTCGACACTGGTGTTCTCTCATGGCTTCGGCTGCGATCAGACCATGTGGCACTATCTGTTCCAGCACTTCACCAGCCGTTTCCGCGTAGTGCTATATGACCTGGTCGGCGCAGGCGGATCGGATCTGGATGCATATGAGAGCGCAAAATACGGTTCGCTGGCTGGGTACGCACGAGACCTTAACGATGTCATAGATCACTTCGGGCGCGGCCCGGTGATTGTTGTCGGTCACTCGGTGAGTGCAATGATCGGCGCACTGGCCGACCGTCTTCACCCGGACCGCATCGCCGCGCACGTCATGGTAGGGCCCTCTCCTTGCTATATCGATTGCGAGGGTTACGTGGGAGGTTTCACGCTCGAAGACATCCACTCGCTGCTCCACACCCTGGACAGCAACTACCTGGGATGGTCCAGTGCAATGGCACCTGCCATCATGGGTTCACCAGGGCAGCCAGCACTAGGCGATGAACTTACCAACAGCTTCTGCCGCACAGAACCGGAGATCGCCAAGCAATTTGCACGCGTGACCTTTTTATCCGATAACCGCGAAGACATCGCCGGCCTGGATACTCCAACGCTCATTCTGCAATCTTCCGATGACCTGATCGCTCCTCTGGAAGTGGGCCGGTACATGCATGCGACCTTGCCCAACAGTGTTTTCCATCTCGTAGACAACGTGGGCCATTGCCCGCACATGAGCGCACCAGCAGCCTGTGCCGAAGCAATGGACGATTTCCTCAAGCCCTGGGTAGGCGAAAATGTCGATTGA
- a CDS encoding zinc-dependent alcohol dehydrogenase, whose amino-acid sequence MRALTYHGANDVRVDNVPDPIIKEADDIILRVTATAICGSDLHLYRGKIPETEAGDIFGHEFMGIVEDTGSAVTNLQIGDRVVIPFVIACGSCFFCQRDLFAACETTNTGRGSMINKKAIPPGAALFGYSHLYGGIPGGQADYVRVPKGNVGPFKVPTDLADDKVLFLSDILPTAWQAVINAEIGQGSSVAIYGAGPVGLLSAACARMLGAQIIFMVDDNDYRLAYAQKAYGVVPINFEQDDDPADSIIRHTPGMRGVDAVIDAVGFEAKGSTAETVMTALKLEGSSGKALRQSIAAVRRGGVVSVPGVYAGFIHAFMFGDAFDKGLTFKMGQTHVQKYLPELLEHIQAGRLQPELIVTHRLALEEAAMGYKMFDQKQDDCRKVILVPGAAPGTLGPDHI is encoded by the coding sequence ATGAGAGCGTTGACCTACCACGGAGCAAACGACGTCAGGGTCGATAACGTCCCTGATCCCATTATCAAGGAAGCAGACGACATCATCCTCAGGGTCACCGCCACGGCGATCTGCGGTTCTGACCTGCATCTGTATCGAGGAAAGATTCCAGAAACCGAGGCCGGGGATATTTTCGGCCATGAGTTCATGGGAATCGTCGAGGACACCGGAAGTGCAGTCACTAACCTGCAGATTGGCGACCGGGTAGTCATTCCTTTTGTTATCGCCTGCGGCAGTTGTTTCTTCTGTCAGCGCGATCTGTTTGCCGCCTGCGAAACCACCAACACCGGGCGCGGCTCAATGATCAACAAGAAGGCCATTCCTCCGGGCGCGGCACTGTTTGGATACAGCCATCTGTATGGCGGCATCCCTGGCGGTCAAGCTGACTACGTCAGGGTACCCAAAGGTAACGTCGGCCCGTTCAAGGTCCCCACCGACCTGGCCGATGACAAGGTCCTTTTCCTGTCCGATATTCTGCCGACCGCGTGGCAGGCGGTCATCAATGCCGAGATTGGCCAGGGTTCATCGGTTGCCATCTACGGCGCGGGGCCAGTGGGGTTGCTGAGTGCCGCCTGTGCACGAATGCTCGGTGCCCAGATCATCTTCATGGTCGATGACAACGATTACCGCCTGGCGTATGCCCAGAAAGCCTACGGTGTTGTCCCCATCAACTTCGAGCAGGACGACGATCCCGCTGACAGCATCATCCGTCACACGCCAGGCATGCGTGGCGTTGATGCGGTAATCGATGCGGTCGGCTTTGAAGCCAAGGGCAGCACTGCCGAAACAGTAATGACGGCACTGAAGCTCGAAGGCAGCAGCGGCAAGGCGTTGCGCCAGAGCATTGCTGCCGTGCGTCGTGGCGGCGTTGTCAGCGTCCCAGGTGTTTACGCCGGCTTCATCCATGCCTTCATGTTCGGCGACGCCTTCGACAAAGGTCTCACTTTCAAGATGGGCCAGACCCATGTCCAGAAATACCTACCGGAGCTGCTGGAGCACATCCAGGCAGGACGCCTGCAACCGGAACTGATCGTCACCCACCGCTTGGCACTCGAAGAAGCGGCCATGGGCTACAAGATGTTCGATCAGAAGCAGGACGACTGCCGCAAGGTCATCCTCGTACCAGGCGCTGCGCCGGGCACCCTGGGCCCTGACCACATATGA
- a CDS encoding phage holin family protein, with amino-acid sequence MNKDPLQTTPGLRSADEDAVGVGGLLRQLMREVPELFTKELALAKAELQHNLATLKAGTAAVAAGAVVILAGFIILLLAAVYALAMVVEPWLAALIVGAITVVIGFIMLHSGKKQFEPAHLAPDRTLHAMQQDKDTLKRKLP; translated from the coding sequence ATGAACAAGGACCCCTTGCAAACCACCCCGGGATTACGCTCGGCGGACGAAGATGCGGTCGGTGTCGGTGGCCTGCTGCGTCAGCTGATGCGGGAAGTACCGGAGCTGTTCACCAAGGAACTGGCGTTGGCAAAGGCCGAGCTACAGCACAACCTGGCTACCCTGAAAGCCGGGACGGCGGCCGTTGCAGCGGGTGCTGTGGTGATTCTGGCGGGTTTCATCATCCTCTTGCTGGCGGCAGTCTATGCCCTGGCAATGGTGGTCGAGCCCTGGTTGGCTGCGTTGATCGTCGGCGCAATTACCGTGGTGATCGGTTTCATCATGCTGCACTCGGGCAAGAAACAGTTCGAGCCCGCGCATCTGGCACCTGATCGCACCTTGCATGCCATGCAACAGGACAAGGACACGTTGAAGAGGAAACTGCCATGA
- a CDS encoding FAD binding domain-containing protein — protein sequence MTPFSYHKPASVSEAVSLADPSSRFIAGGTNLVDLMKENVVRPERLIDISGLGLNGIHATANAGVLIGALVSNADLAWHPMIQQLYPLLSEAILAGASPQLRNMASTGGNLLQRTRCYYFYDTGTPCNKREPGSGCPARDGLNRIHAILGASAACVATHPSDMCVALAALEAVVHVKGPSGERQIPFADFHRLPEDTPERDNQLAVDELVTGIELPPPLFEHHYRYLKIRDRASYAFALVSVAAALRFDGEVIQQARLALGGVAHKPWRVPDVERMLIGQVPCEALFTQAAQMLLQGAQPLSHNGFKVTLAQRACVRALSEAALGAAGRGVRP from the coding sequence ATGACGCCTTTCAGCTACCACAAGCCTGCATCGGTCAGCGAGGCAGTCAGCCTGGCAGACCCCAGCTCGCGCTTTATTGCCGGTGGTACCAACCTCGTCGACCTGATGAAGGAAAACGTGGTTCGGCCCGAACGGCTGATCGACATCTCAGGCCTTGGGCTGAACGGTATCCACGCCACCGCCAACGCGGGCGTGCTGATCGGCGCATTGGTCAGCAACGCCGACCTGGCCTGGCATCCGATGATCCAGCAGCTCTATCCACTGCTGTCAGAAGCCATCCTGGCAGGGGCATCCCCGCAGTTGAGAAACATGGCAAGCACCGGTGGCAACCTGCTGCAACGTACCCGGTGCTACTACTTCTATGACACCGGCACCCCCTGCAACAAACGTGAACCCGGCAGCGGATGCCCCGCGCGTGATGGCCTGAACCGTATCCATGCCATTCTTGGCGCCAGCGCTGCCTGCGTCGCGACCCACCCCTCGGACATGTGCGTGGCATTGGCAGCGCTCGAAGCCGTGGTGCATGTAAAGGGGCCGTCCGGTGAACGCCAGATACCCTTCGCAGATTTCCATCGCCTGCCCGAGGACACCCCCGAGCGCGACAATCAACTGGCAGTCGATGAACTGGTGACAGGCATCGAGCTGCCGCCCCCGCTATTTGAGCACCACTACCGATACCTGAAAATTCGGGACCGGGCATCCTATGCATTCGCGCTGGTGTCCGTTGCCGCTGCCCTGCGCTTCGATGGCGAGGTGATACAGCAGGCTCGCCTGGCCCTGGGCGGTGTTGCCCACAAGCCCTGGCGAGTTCCGGATGTGGAGCGCATGCTGATCGGCCAGGTGCCTTGTGAAGCGCTTTTCACCCAAGCCGCGCAAATGCTGCTGCAAGGTGCACAGCCCCTGAGCCACAACGGTTTCAAGGTAACGCTCGCGCAGCGGGCATGCGTGCGGGCATTGAGCGAGGCGGCGCTGGGCGCTGCAGGCAGGGGGGTACGACCATGA
- a CDS encoding PAS domain-containing sensor histidine kinase: MSIDQPLLPEFEDLFDSAPCGLVVTDEDGTILRSNRIFSIWIGISQEDLAQRRFQDLLTMGGRIFHQTHWAPLMRMQGSVAEVKLELKNASGHTVTTLLNGVRREHVNGVYYELALFGTTDRDKYEREILEARRRAEQLLWEKTTTEAALQQAKVELDLAYEKSLQRAFFAEQMVAIASHDLKNPLTAIKMAADLLARGERTPRDTELLGHISQSSERAQRMIADLLDFALARVGRGIGITRRQVDLHLVIERSVKELRVAFPQAKLIHKQEGAGMAEVDADRMHQIIGNLVANSVAYGDPGHPITVTSTVQGETAMLSVHNEGTAIPESSLGNLFEPMTRVSELDTDLRSVGLGLFIVREIARAHGGDVAVSSTNETGTSFCVSFTRTGTAG, from the coding sequence ATGTCGATTGATCAGCCTCTGCTGCCCGAATTCGAAGATCTTTTCGACAGTGCCCCCTGTGGCCTGGTTGTCACCGACGAAGACGGCACCATTCTGCGCAGTAACCGGATTTTCAGCATCTGGATCGGCATCAGCCAGGAGGATCTTGCCCAGCGGCGGTTTCAGGATCTGCTGACTATGGGTGGAAGGATCTTTCATCAGACCCACTGGGCTCCCCTGATGCGCATGCAGGGTTCGGTCGCGGAGGTGAAACTTGAGCTCAAAAACGCCAGTGGGCACACCGTCACCACGCTGCTCAATGGCGTGAGGCGCGAGCATGTCAATGGCGTTTATTACGAACTGGCGCTGTTCGGGACAACTGATCGGGACAAGTATGAACGCGAGATTCTGGAAGCGCGCCGGCGTGCCGAACAGCTGTTATGGGAAAAAACAACCACAGAGGCCGCTTTGCAGCAGGCAAAAGTGGAGCTTGATCTGGCCTATGAAAAATCCCTGCAGCGGGCTTTTTTTGCGGAACAAATGGTCGCTATCGCAAGCCATGACCTCAAGAACCCCCTCACCGCCATCAAGATGGCGGCAGACTTGCTGGCCCGAGGCGAACGTACACCCAGAGATACAGAATTACTTGGCCACATCAGTCAATCCTCCGAGCGCGCTCAACGTATGATCGCGGATCTCCTGGATTTTGCATTGGCCAGGGTAGGCCGTGGAATCGGCATTACCCGAAGGCAGGTTGATCTGCACCTGGTCATTGAGCGAAGCGTGAAGGAGCTACGCGTTGCCTTCCCGCAGGCAAAACTGATCCACAAGCAGGAAGGCGCAGGTATGGCAGAGGTCGACGCTGACAGGATGCATCAGATCATCGGGAACCTGGTGGCCAACAGCGTGGCTTACGGGGATCCTGGCCACCCCATCACGGTCACTTCTACCGTGCAGGGTGAGACGGCCATGCTCTCGGTGCATAACGAGGGTACAGCCATACCCGAATCTTCGTTAGGTAACCTCTTTGAGCCAATGACCAGAGTGAGCGAGCTGGACACTGACCTGAGAAGCGTAGGTCTTGGCCTTTTCATTGTTCGGGAAATAGCCAGGGCCCATGGCGGCGATGTGGCAGTGAGTTCCACGAACGAAACGGGTACATCATTCTGTGTGAGTTTCACCCGTACCGGTACCGCCGGGTGA